From the genome of Rhizobium binae, one region includes:
- a CDS encoding M3 family oligoendopeptidase, producing the protein MKIKLPHASLRLSPAAPAGPADPALGDLPVWKLQDLYPSATSTAFVADMEKAGKAAIAFEQRWKGKLADAATKTGRQGIGAALKEYEALDDIMGRLGSFAGLTYFSDTTNPTNGKLYGDVQAKITEFSGHLLFFALELNRIDDAVIDACIANDPDAGHYRPWLIDLRKDKPYQLDDRLEQLFLEKSMTSAAAFNRLFDETMAELRYEIDGEKVPLEVALNMLQEKDSEVRRKAAMALAETFKANIRIFTLITNTLAKDKDISDRWRGFEDIADSRHLANRVEREVVDALAAAVREAYPRLSHRYYKMKAKWLGMEQMNFWDRNAPLPETSSAVISWSEAKDTVLSAYGNFAPAMADIARRFFDEQWIDAPVRPGKAPGAFAHPTVPSAHPYVLVNYMGKPRDVMTLAHELGHGVHQVLAGAQGALMCQTPLTLAETASVFGEMLTFRALLEKTTDRRERKAMLAQKVEDMINTVVRQIAFYEFERKLHTARKSGELTADDIGELWLSVQSESLGPAISISEGYETYWAYIPHFIHSPFYVYAYAFGDCLVNSLYAVYQKAEKGFQEKYFELLKAGGTKHHSELLKPFGLDATDPSFWSHGLSMIEGLIDELEALDRG; encoded by the coding sequence ATGAAAATCAAGCTCCCGCACGCCAGCCTTCGTTTGTCGCCTGCAGCGCCAGCGGGGCCTGCCGATCCGGCGCTCGGCGATCTGCCGGTCTGGAAGCTGCAGGATCTTTATCCCTCCGCCACGTCAACCGCCTTCGTCGCCGACATGGAGAAGGCCGGCAAGGCCGCGATCGCCTTCGAGCAAAGGTGGAAGGGCAAACTCGCCGACGCCGCGACGAAAACCGGCAGGCAGGGCATCGGCGCGGCGCTGAAGGAATATGAGGCGCTTGACGACATTATGGGCCGCCTCGGCTCCTTCGCCGGCCTCACCTATTTCTCCGACACCACCAACCCGACCAACGGCAAGCTCTACGGCGACGTCCAGGCCAAGATCACCGAATTCTCAGGCCATCTCCTGTTCTTCGCGCTGGAACTGAACCGCATCGACGACGCGGTCATCGACGCCTGCATCGCCAACGACCCCGATGCCGGTCATTATCGCCCCTGGCTGATCGACCTCAGGAAAGACAAGCCCTATCAGCTCGACGACAGGCTGGAGCAGCTCTTCCTCGAAAAGTCGATGACATCGGCGGCCGCCTTCAATCGCCTGTTTGACGAAACCATGGCGGAACTCCGCTACGAGATCGATGGCGAGAAAGTGCCGCTCGAAGTTGCCTTGAACATGTTGCAGGAAAAGGATTCGGAAGTGCGCCGCAAGGCCGCCATGGCGCTCGCCGAAACCTTCAAGGCCAATATCCGCATCTTCACACTGATCACCAACACGCTTGCCAAGGACAAGGATATCTCCGACCGCTGGCGCGGCTTCGAAGACATTGCCGACTCCAGGCACCTCGCAAACCGTGTCGAGCGCGAGGTCGTCGATGCGCTCGCCGCTGCCGTCCGGGAAGCCTATCCCCGTCTTTCGCACCGCTATTATAAGATGAAGGCGAAATGGCTCGGCATGGAGCAGATGAACTTCTGGGACCGCAACGCGCCGCTTCCGGAAACCTCCAGCGCTGTGATCTCCTGGTCGGAGGCAAAGGACACGGTGCTGTCGGCCTATGGAAATTTCGCCCCCGCGATGGCCGATATCGCTAGGCGCTTCTTCGACGAACAATGGATCGATGCCCCGGTCCGTCCCGGCAAGGCGCCCGGCGCCTTTGCCCATCCAACGGTTCCCTCGGCCCATCCCTATGTGCTCGTCAATTATATGGGCAAGCCGCGCGACGTGATGACGCTGGCCCACGAACTCGGGCACGGCGTGCACCAGGTTCTGGCCGGCGCGCAAGGGGCGCTGATGTGCCAGACGCCTTTGACGCTTGCCGAAACCGCCTCCGTCTTCGGCGAGATGCTGACCTTCCGCGCGCTTCTCGAAAAGACCACCGACAGGCGCGAGCGCAAGGCGATGCTCGCCCAGAAGGTCGAGGACATGATCAACACGGTCGTGCGCCAGATCGCCTTCTACGAATTCGAGCGCAAGCTGCACACCGCCCGGAAATCAGGTGAGCTCACCGCCGACGACATCGGCGAACTCTGGCTCTCCGTCCAGTCCGAAAGCCTCGGGCCGGCGATCAGCATTTCCGAGGGCTACGAGACCTATTGGGCCTATATCCCCCACTTCATCCACTCGCCCTTCTATGTCTACGCCTATGCTTTCGGCGATTGCCTGGTGAATTCGCTCTATGCCGTCTACCAGAAGGCCGAGAAGGGCTTCCAGGAGAAGTATTTCGAACTGCTGAAGGCCGGCGGCACCAAGCATCATTCGGAACTTTTGAAGCCTTTCGGCCTCGACGCCACCGATCCGTCGTTCTGGAGCCATGGCCTGTCGATGATCGAGGGGCTGATCGACGAATTGGAGGCTTTGGATAGGGGATGA
- a CDS encoding aminodeoxychorismate synthase component I has protein sequence MLFAEPAEMIVARTRAEFFAGLVRMEEAKAAGKWLAGYVAYEAGYLFEEKLAAFADENRETPLLLFGVFDAPQPDTHPLARPKQRLENEEFLTAPKAAWDFPVYKARFDRLHEHLRLGDAYQANLTIPVEARWNGDPRAAFWSLIERQPVKYGALVDLGGPVILSRSPELFFRTDEQGWIETHPMKGTAKRGATAADDAEIIEAMRNDIKTQAENRMIVDLLRNDISRITEVGTLDVPKLFDVETYPTVHQMVSHVQARLRPGLSIRDIFSALFPCGSITGAPKMRAMEILHALEDAPRDAYCGAIGMISPSGAMRFSVAIRTITLFGAGRAVFNVGGGIVFDSTAEAEYEECLLKARFAVGDQWIAR, from the coding sequence ATGCTGTTCGCGGAACCGGCTGAGATGATCGTCGCGCGAACGCGCGCCGAGTTCTTTGCCGGCCTTGTCAGGATGGAAGAAGCCAAGGCCGCCGGCAAATGGCTTGCGGGTTACGTGGCCTACGAGGCCGGATATCTCTTCGAAGAAAAACTCGCTGCCTTCGCCGACGAAAACCGCGAAACGCCGCTTCTCCTTTTCGGCGTTTTCGATGCTCCCCAGCCGGACACACACCCGCTTGCCCGGCCGAAACAGCGTCTCGAAAACGAGGAATTCCTCACGGCTCCGAAAGCTGCCTGGGATTTCCCTGTATATAAAGCGCGTTTCGACCGGCTTCACGAGCACCTCAGGCTTGGCGACGCCTACCAGGCGAACCTCACCATACCGGTCGAGGCCCGCTGGAACGGCGATCCTCGCGCTGCCTTCTGGTCGCTGATCGAACGCCAACCGGTCAAATACGGCGCGCTGGTCGATCTCGGCGGCCCCGTCATCCTGTCGCGCTCGCCCGAATTGTTCTTCCGCACCGATGAGCAAGGCTGGATCGAGACCCATCCGATGAAAGGGACGGCCAAACGCGGCGCCACTGCCGCCGACGATGCCGAAATCATCGAGGCCATGCGCAATGATATCAAGACGCAGGCCGAAAACCGCATGATCGTCGATCTCCTGCGCAACGATATCTCCCGCATCACCGAGGTCGGCACGCTCGATGTCCCGAAGCTCTTCGACGTCGAAACCTATCCGACCGTCCACCAGATGGTCAGTCATGTGCAGGCGAGGCTGCGCCCCGGCCTTTCGATCCGCGACATCTTCTCCGCCCTCTTTCCCTGCGGCTCGATCACTGGCGCGCCGAAGATGCGAGCGATGGAAATTCTCCACGCGCTGGAGGATGCCCCCCGCGATGCCTATTGCGGCGCGATCGGCATGATCTCGCCGAGTGGCGCCATGCGTTTTTCCGTCGCGATCCGCACCATCACGCTTTTCGGCGCCGGCAGGGCCGTCTTCAATGTCGGCGGCGGCATCGTCTTCGATTCGACCGCCGAGGCCGAATATGAGGAATGTCTGCTCAAGGCCCGCTTCGCCGTCGGCGACCAGTGGATCGCGCGATGA
- a CDS encoding aminotransferase class IV family protein produces MTDFSLIETLRWQPGDGFIRLRLHLARLSRSARRLGFPQPIEAAAKLEDVVAGSAGPLRLRLTLDRQGRIEVTSAAFVPLAPETVWTVRIAETRLDSTDRLLRHKTTRRAVYEAGRAEYTSAEADEVILLNERGEVCEGTITSVFLDDGTGTLRTPPISCGLLAGVLRTELICARKARVGRLTLADLDAGTLYIGNSLRGLIRANLVRT; encoded by the coding sequence ATGACCGATTTTTCGCTGATCGAGACGCTGCGCTGGCAGCCCGGCGACGGCTTCATCCGCCTGCGGCTGCATCTCGCCCGGCTTTCCCGTTCCGCCCGTCGCCTTGGCTTCCCGCAGCCGATCGAGGCGGCTGCAAAACTCGAGGACGTCGTGGCGGGCTCTGCCGGTCCGCTGCGCCTCCGACTGACCTTGGATCGGCAGGGTCGCATCGAGGTGACGAGCGCGGCCTTCGTGCCGCTGGCGCCGGAGACGGTCTGGACGGTGCGCATCGCTGAGACGCGTCTTGATTCCACCGACAGGCTGCTGCGCCACAAGACGACGCGCCGCGCCGTCTACGAGGCGGGACGCGCCGAATATACATCGGCCGAAGCCGATGAGGTCATCCTGTTGAACGAGCGCGGCGAGGTCTGCGAGGGCACCATCACCTCCGTCTTTCTTGATGACGGGACCGGTACGCTACGCACTCCACCGATCTCCTGCGGCCTGCTTGCCGGCGTCTTGCGCACCGAGTTGATTTGCGCGCGCAAGGCGCGTGTCGGCCGCCTCACACTTGCCGATCTCGACGCCGGCACGCTCTATATCGGCAACTCGCTGCGCGGCCTGATCCGCGCCAATCTCGTCAGGACCTGA
- a CDS encoding YciI family protein, whose translation MFILSLTYLKSNGEADRYMEAHMAWVKDGYARGWFLASGRKVPRTGGAILAIGDRTAIEAYVAADPFIIHGVAAYDITELAVTTTVEDLEILKR comes from the coding sequence ATGTTCATCCTCTCCCTTACCTATCTCAAATCCAATGGCGAAGCCGACAGGTACATGGAAGCGCATATGGCCTGGGTGAAGGACGGTTATGCCAGGGGCTGGTTCCTCGCCTCCGGCCGCAAAGTGCCGCGCACCGGCGGCGCAATCCTCGCAATCGGCGATCGCACCGCGATCGAGGCCTATGTCGCCGCCGATCCCTTTATCATCCATGGCGTCGCCGCATACGACATTACCGAGCTCGCCGTAACAACGACGGTCGAAGACCTGGAAATCCTGAAACGCTGA
- a CDS encoding homospermidine synthase, with the protein MTEKNHPVYAEITGPIVMIGFGSIGRGTLPLVERHFKFDKSRMVVIDPRDEPSDMEILKKYGVLHIKEYVTKDNYKDLLKPLLTKGEGQGFCVNLSVDTSSLDIIKLCRKLDVLYIDTVVEPWLGFYFDKGMSNADRTNYALRETVRKEKAKNPGGATAVSTCGANPGMVSWFVKQALVNLANDTGLKFDEPDQHDREGWAKLMKKLGVKGVHIAERDTQRTKHPKPLNVFWNTWSVEGFISEGMQPAELGWGTHEQWMPKNAKKHKKGNKAAIYLEQPGANTRVRTWCPTPGPQYGFLVTHNESISIADYFTVRDKDGEVTFRPTCHYAYHPANDAVLSLHEMFGNGGTPQPVHHVLDEDELEDGIDELGVLLYGHEKNAYWYGSRLSLEETRRIAPYQNATGLQVTSAVLAGMVWALENPTAGIVEADEIDYKRCLEVQRPYLGPVEGHYTDWTPLDGRPGLFPEDIDTKDPWQFRNILVR; encoded by the coding sequence ATGACGGAAAAGAACCACCCGGTATATGCCGAAATTACCGGTCCGATCGTGATGATCGGCTTTGGCTCCATCGGCCGCGGCACCCTGCCGCTGGTCGAGCGCCACTTCAAATTCGACAAGAGCCGGATGGTCGTCATCGACCCGCGCGACGAGCCCTCGGACATGGAGATACTGAAGAAGTACGGCGTGCTTCACATCAAGGAATATGTCACCAAGGACAATTACAAGGACCTGCTGAAGCCGCTCCTGACGAAAGGTGAAGGTCAGGGCTTCTGCGTCAACCTCTCGGTCGACACCTCCTCGCTCGACATCATCAAGCTCTGCCGCAAGCTCGACGTTCTCTATATCGATACCGTCGTCGAGCCTTGGCTCGGCTTCTATTTCGACAAGGGCATGAGCAATGCCGACCGCACCAACTATGCGCTGCGCGAAACCGTGCGCAAGGAAAAGGCGAAGAACCCGGGCGGCGCCACGGCCGTTTCCACCTGCGGCGCCAATCCCGGCATGGTCTCCTGGTTCGTCAAGCAGGCGCTCGTCAACCTCGCCAATGACACCGGCCTGAAGTTCGACGAACCGGATCAGCACGATCGTGAAGGCTGGGCCAAGCTGATGAAGAAGCTCGGCGTCAAGGGTGTCCATATCGCCGAGCGCGATACCCAGCGTACCAAGCATCCGAAGCCGCTCAACGTCTTCTGGAACACCTGGTCCGTCGAAGGCTTCATCTCCGAAGGCATGCAGCCGGCCGAACTCGGCTGGGGAACGCATGAACAGTGGATGCCGAAGAACGCCAAGAAGCACAAGAAGGGCAACAAGGCGGCGATTTACCTGGAGCAGCCCGGCGCCAACACCCGCGTGCGCACCTGGTGCCCGACGCCCGGCCCGCAATACGGCTTCCTTGTCACCCATAATGAGTCGATCTCGATCGCCGACTACTTTACCGTTCGCGACAAGGACGGCGAAGTGACCTTCCGCCCGACCTGCCACTATGCCTATCATCCGGCCAACGACGCCGTGCTCTCCCTGCATGAGATGTTCGGCAATGGCGGCACGCCTCAGCCGGTCCACCACGTTCTCGACGAGGACGAACTGGAGGATGGCATCGACGAACTCGGCGTCCTGCTCTACGGCCATGAGAAGAATGCCTACTGGTACGGCTCACGCCTGTCGCTGGAGGAAACCCGCCGCATCGCCCCTTACCAGAATGCCACCGGACTGCAGGTAACCTCCGCTGTTCTCGCCGGCATGGTCTGGGCGCTGGAAAACCCGACGGCCGGCATCGTCGAAGCCGACGAGATCGACTACAAGCGCTGCCTCGAAGTGCAGAGGCCCTATCTCGGTCCGGTCGAAGGCCATTACACCGACTGGACCCCGCTCGACGGTCGTCCCGGTCTCTTCCCCGAGGACATCGACACGAAGGATCCCTGGCAGTTCAGGAACATTCTTGTTCGCTGA
- a CDS encoding IS1182 family transposase, with amino-acid sequence MLKKPSAEQTAIEMVTLDSLVPKDHLLRKIDQVIDFSFIHDRVALLYCPDNGRPALDPTLMFKALFIGYLFGIRSERQLVREIEVNVAYRWFLRLKLADGVFDASTLSQNRRRRFSDTSVAQDIFDHIVEQAIAHKLVDGTVLYTDSTHLKANANKGKYDLAMIEKSRADYWADLDRAIEAERALHGQKPLTEKEREPQVKQTKVSRTDPQAGYMVRDGKPKGFFYLDHRTVDGKLAIITDTHVTPANVHDSIVYLDRLDRQRHRFDFDVKAVGLDAGYATSGIAKGLEDRTILGVTGYRNPTPPKAGMMRKSKFDYEPETDGYRCPEGQLLTYATTDRNGYKHYTSDPAICCSCPLLASCTSNSKAVRTITRHVWQDARERTDAHRLTPWGKAIYKRRKETVERSFADAKQLHGHRYARFRSLTRVACQCLLAAAAQNIKKIAMALTKAPKPAMA; translated from the coding sequence ATGTTGAAGAAACCCTCTGCCGAACAGACGGCGATCGAGATGGTGACGCTCGATAGCCTAGTGCCGAAGGATCACCTGCTTCGCAAGATTGATCAGGTGATCGACTTTTCCTTCATTCATGATCGTGTGGCTTTGCTTTACTGCCCGGACAACGGCCGGCCAGCGCTTGATCCGACCTTGATGTTCAAGGCCTTGTTCATCGGTTATTTGTTCGGCATCCGCTCCGAGCGTCAGCTGGTGCGCGAGATCGAGGTCAACGTCGCCTATCGCTGGTTCCTGCGGTTGAAGCTGGCAGATGGCGTGTTCGACGCCTCGACGCTGAGCCAGAACCGGCGTCGGCGCTTCAGCGACACATCGGTGGCCCAGGATATCTTCGACCATATCGTCGAACAGGCGATCGCCCACAAGCTGGTAGACGGCACGGTGCTTTATACCGACTCGACGCATCTGAAGGCCAATGCCAACAAGGGCAAGTACGATCTTGCCATGATCGAGAAGTCGCGTGCCGACTATTGGGCCGATCTCGACCGGGCGATCGAGGCTGAGCGGGCGCTGCATGGGCAGAAGCCGTTGACGGAGAAGGAGCGCGAGCCGCAGGTGAAGCAGACCAAGGTCAGCCGTACCGACCCCCAGGCCGGCTACATGGTGCGCGACGGCAAGCCGAAGGGCTTCTTCTATCTCGATCACCGCACGGTGGACGGCAAGCTCGCCATCATCACCGACACGCATGTGACGCCGGCCAATGTGCATGACAGTATCGTCTATCTCGATCGGCTGGACCGGCAGCGGCATCGCTTCGACTTCGATGTGAAGGCGGTCGGGCTCGATGCCGGCTATGCCACATCCGGCATCGCCAAGGGTCTTGAAGATCGCACTATTCTCGGCGTCACCGGCTACCGCAATCCGACGCCGCCCAAGGCCGGCATGATGCGCAAGTCGAAATTCGACTATGAGCCCGAGACAGACGGCTACCGCTGCCCCGAAGGTCAGCTCTTGACCTATGCCACCACCGACCGCAACGGCTACAAACACTACACATCCGATCCGGCCATCTGCTGTTCCTGCCCGTTGCTGGCGTCGTGCACCAGCAACAGCAAGGCCGTCCGCACCATCACCCGTCATGTCTGGCAAGACGCCCGGGAGCGCACCGACGCTCATCGCCTGACGCCCTGGGGCAAGGCGATCTACAAGCGCCGCAAGGAGACAGTCGAGCGCTCCTTCGCCGATGCCAAGCAGCTTCACGGGCACCGCTATGCGCGCTTTCGAAGTCTGACCCGCGTCGCTTGTCAGTGCCTGCTGGCCGCCGCAGCCCAAAACATCAAGAAGATCGCAATGGCGCTCACCAAAGCACCCAAACCAGCCATGGCATGA
- a CDS encoding bifunctional metallophosphatase/5'-nucleotidase has protein sequence MTKSFSFGLLTASMLALSAGAAFADYELNILHINDFHSRIESINKFDSTCSAEEEGKKECFGGAARLKTAIDQRRQALSGKNVLLLNAGDNFQGSLFYTTYKGAAEAEFLNMMKFDAMTVGNHEFDDSEDGLATFLDKVQFPVVTANVKATAASKLGDRIKPSLVLDVGGQKIGIVGAVTNDTPELSSPGPNVTIGDDVQSITAAVQDLKGQGVNKIIALTHVGYPRDLTFIAKIPDVDVVVGGHSHSLLSNTDPKAEGPYPTMVDNPGGYKVPVVQAASYSKYLGDIVVNFDDNGVVKDAKGDPILIDTSFTPDPAVVTRVTELAKPIEDLRKKVIGSAEGPIEGDRKVCRVKECSMGNLVADAMLDRTKNQGVSIAVQNGGGLRASIDGGDVTQGEVITVLPFQNTLATFEATGADIVKALENGVSQIDQGAGRFPQVAGLKFSFDQSKPVGSRISDVQVKEGDNFTSIDQTKTYKLATNNFMRAGGDGYSIFKEGKNAYDFGPDLADVTAEYLAAHSPYKPYTDGRVSEIGATVAQAPAAAPAPTAQPAPAPAAPATPAPTAEPAPATEPAPAAPAPAAEPMPAPAASAPVATTPSTHVIAKGDTFWDLAVTFYGDGTLWRKLSEANGKPNPHHLMVGKEIQVPAK, from the coding sequence ATGACGAAGTCTTTCAGCTTCGGTCTTTTGACCGCGTCCATGCTGGCGCTGAGCGCGGGCGCCGCCTTTGCGGATTACGAACTCAATATTCTTCATATCAACGATTTCCATTCCCGCATCGAATCGATCAACAAGTTCGATTCCACCTGCTCGGCCGAGGAGGAAGGCAAGAAGGAATGCTTCGGGGGTGCTGCCCGCCTGAAGACCGCGATCGACCAGCGCCGCCAGGCGCTATCGGGCAAGAATGTCCTTCTGCTGAATGCCGGCGACAATTTCCAGGGCTCGCTCTTTTACACCACCTATAAGGGCGCGGCCGAAGCCGAATTCCTGAACATGATGAAGTTCGACGCCATGACCGTTGGCAATCATGAATTCGACGACAGCGAGGACGGACTTGCCACCTTCCTCGACAAGGTGCAATTCCCCGTGGTGACGGCGAACGTCAAGGCGACGGCTGCCTCCAAGCTCGGCGACCGCATCAAGCCGTCGCTGGTGCTTGATGTTGGCGGCCAGAAGATCGGCATCGTCGGCGCCGTCACCAATGACACGCCCGAATTGTCCTCGCCCGGCCCGAACGTCACGATCGGCGATGACGTCCAGTCGATCACGGCCGCGGTTCAGGATCTGAAGGGCCAGGGCGTCAACAAGATCATTGCCCTCACCCATGTCGGTTATCCCCGCGACCTCACTTTCATCGCCAAGATTCCGGATGTCGATGTCGTCGTCGGCGGCCATTCCCACAGCCTGCTGTCCAACACCGATCCGAAGGCTGAAGGCCCATATCCGACGATGGTCGACAACCCCGGCGGCTACAAGGTGCCGGTCGTCCAGGCCGCCTCCTACAGCAAATATCTCGGCGATATCGTCGTCAATTTCGACGATAACGGCGTCGTCAAGGATGCCAAGGGCGACCCGATCCTGATCGACACGTCCTTCACGCCCGATCCGGCTGTAGTCACCCGCGTCACCGAACTCGCCAAACCGATCGAGGATTTGCGCAAAAAGGTGATCGGCTCCGCCGAAGGCCCGATCGAGGGCGACCGCAAGGTCTGCCGCGTCAAGGAATGCTCGATGGGCAATCTGGTGGCCGACGCCATGCTCGACCGTACGAAGAACCAGGGCGTCTCCATCGCCGTTCAGAACGGCGGCGGCCTGCGTGCGTCGATCGACGGCGGCGACGTTACCCAGGGCGAGGTCATCACCGTGCTGCCTTTCCAAAACACCCTCGCCACGTTCGAGGCCACCGGTGCTGACATCGTCAAGGCGCTCGAAAATGGCGTCAGCCAGATTGATCAGGGCGCCGGCCGCTTTCCGCAGGTCGCCGGCCTGAAATTCTCGTTTGACCAGTCCAAGCCTGTCGGCAGCCGCATTAGCGATGTCCAGGTGAAGGAGGGTGACAATTTCACTTCGATCGATCAAACCAAGACCTACAAGCTCGCTACCAACAACTTCATGCGGGCCGGCGGCGACGGCTATTCGATCTTCAAGGAAGGCAAGAACGCCTATGATTTCGGCCCGGATCTCGCCGACGTGACCGCCGAATATCTGGCTGCCCATTCGCCCTATAAGCCCTATACTGACGGTCGCGTTAGCGAAATCGGCGCGACTGTGGCGCAAGCACCGGCTGCAGCACCGGCACCAACCGCCCAACCTGCCCCCGCCCCTGCGGCTCCGGCAACGCCGGCACCAACAGCCGAGCCCGCCCCAGCCACCGAGCCTGCACCGGCCGCACCCGCGCCCGCTGCGGAACCGATGCCGGCGCCGGCAGCGTCCGCGCCTGTGGCAACGACGCCCTCGACCCATGTGATCGCCAAGGGCGACACCTTCTGGGATCTCGCCGTGACCTTCTATGGCGACGGTACGCTGTGGCGGAAGCTATCCGAAGCCAACGGCAAGCCGAACCCGCATCACCTGATGGTCGGCAAGGAAATCCAGGTTCCCGCCAAGTAA
- the hemH gene encoding ferrochelatase, with the protein MTADISLRPVHHPAVKSGNIGVLLVNLGTPDGTDYTSMRRYLREFLTDRRVIEWSRWKWYPILFGIVLNTRPQKVGKAYELIWNKEKNESFLRTYTRNQSELMAERLKDLDNVKVDWAMRYGTPSIGSRIEVLKQEGCDRIVLFPLYPQYAAATTATVNDKAFHKLLSMRWQPALRTVPDYHDDETYIDALARSVETHLSSLDWKPDMLIASFHGIPMSYFKQGDPYYCQCQKTGRLLRERLGLKQENFMVTFQSRFGPEEWLQPYTDKTVEKLACDGVKRVAVINPGFVSDCLETLEEIAEQAAHSFHENGGEKFAHIPCLNDSEDGMKVLEKVVRRELQGWA; encoded by the coding sequence ATGACAGCAGATATTTCACTCCGTCCGGTGCATCATCCGGCCGTCAAGTCAGGCAACATCGGCGTCCTGCTGGTAAATCTCGGCACGCCCGACGGAACCGACTACACCTCGATGCGCCGCTATCTCAGGGAGTTCCTGACCGATCGCCGCGTCATCGAATGGTCGCGCTGGAAGTGGTATCCGATCCTGTTCGGCATCGTACTCAACACGCGCCCACAGAAGGTCGGCAAGGCCTACGAACTGATCTGGAACAAGGAGAAGAACGAAAGTTTTCTGCGTACTTATACCCGCAATCAGTCGGAACTGATGGCCGAGCGGCTGAAGGATCTTGATAACGTCAAGGTCGACTGGGCGATGCGTTACGGCACGCCGTCGATCGGCTCGCGTATCGAGGTGCTGAAGCAAGAAGGCTGCGATCGTATTGTGCTCTTCCCGCTTTATCCGCAATATGCCGCGGCGACGACCGCGACCGTCAACGACAAGGCGTTCCATAAGCTGCTTTCGATGCGCTGGCAGCCGGCGCTGCGCACCGTGCCCGACTATCATGACGACGAAACCTACATCGACGCACTCGCCCGATCCGTCGAAACCCATCTTTCGTCGCTCGACTGGAAGCCGGACATGCTGATCGCCTCCTTCCACGGCATTCCGATGTCCTATTTCAAGCAGGGCGACCCCTATTACTGTCAGTGCCAGAAGACCGGCCGGCTGCTGCGCGAGCGCCTGGGCCTCAAGCAGGAAAACTTCATGGTCACCTTTCAGTCCCGCTTCGGGCCGGAGGAATGGCTGCAACCTTATACGGACAAGACGGTGGAGAAACTCGCCTGCGACGGCGTCAAGCGCGTCGCCGTCATCAACCCCGGCTTCGTCTCCGACTGTCTGGAAACGCTGGAGGAGATCGCCGAACAGGCCGCGCACTCCTTCCATGAAAACGGCGGCGAGAAGTTTGCGCATATCCCCTGCCTCAACGACAGTGAAGACGGCATGAAAGTGCTGGAAAAGGTCGTCCGCCGCGAATTGCAGGGCTGGGCGTGA
- a CDS encoding SPFH domain-containing protein, whose product MLLGGFDVVVIVLVIFVILVLFAGIKTVPQGYRYTIERFGRYTRTLEPGLNLITPFIERVGARLNVMEQVLNVPTQEVITKDNASVSADAVAFYQVLNAAQSAYQVSNLENAILNLTMTNIRSVMGSMDLDELLSNRDAINDRLLRVVDEAVQPWGIKVTRVEIKDIQPPRDLVDAMARQMKAEREKRAQVLEAEGARNAQILRAEGAKQSAILQAEGQREAAFRNAEARERLAEAEAKATRMVSEAIAAGDVQAINYFVAQKYTEALASVGSAPNSKIVLMPMEASSILSSLGGIGAIAREVFGDTGNPPPPPPRPRPAPVRSTPPINPPNPNPFNPDPER is encoded by the coding sequence ATGCTGTTGGGCGGTTTCGATGTCGTCGTGATCGTGCTGGTCATCTTCGTCATCCTGGTCCTCTTTGCCGGGATCAAGACGGTGCCGCAGGGCTACCGCTACACCATCGAGCGCTTCGGCCGTTATACCCGCACGCTGGAGCCGGGCCTCAACCTCATCACCCCATTCATCGAGCGCGTCGGCGCCCGGTTGAACGTGATGGAGCAGGTGCTGAACGTGCCGACTCAGGAAGTGATCACCAAGGATAACGCCTCGGTTTCGGCCGATGCCGTCGCCTTTTATCAGGTGCTGAACGCAGCCCAGTCCGCCTATCAGGTCTCCAACCTCGAAAACGCCATCCTCAACCTCACAATGACCAATATCCGCTCGGTCATGGGCTCGATGGACCTCGACGAACTGCTTTCCAACCGCGATGCGATCAACGACCGGCTGCTGCGCGTCGTCGACGAGGCCGTGCAACCCTGGGGCATCAAGGTCACCCGCGTTGAAATCAAGGACATTCAGCCGCCGCGTGACCTCGTCGATGCCATGGCCCGCCAGATGAAGGCCGAGCGTGAAAAGCGCGCGCAGGTGTTGGAAGCCGAAGGCGCGCGCAATGCCCAGATCCTGAGAGCCGAGGGCGCCAAGCAATCCGCCATCCTGCAGGCCGAGGGCCAGCGCGAAGCCGCCTTCCGCAACGCCGAAGCCCGCGAGCGCCTTGCCGAGGCCGAAGCCAAGGCGACGAGGATGGTCTCCGAGGCGATTGCCGCCGGCGACGTGCAGGCGATCAACTATTTCGTCGCGCAGAAATACACCGAGGCGCTCGCCTCGGTCGGCTCGGCGCCCAACTCCAAGATCGTGCTGATGCCGATGGAAGCCTCGTCTATCCTCAGCTCCCTCGGCGGCATCGGCGCCATTGCCCGCGAGGTATTTGGCGACACCGGCAACCCGCCGCCTCCGCCGCCGCGTCCGCGCCCCGCGCCGGTCCGCTCGACGCCGCCGATCAATCCGCCGAACCCCAACCCCTTCAACCCCGATCCGGAGCGCTGA